Proteins encoded by one window of Pseudomonas tructae:
- the ftsK gene encoding DNA translocase FtsK has protein sequence MKKSTATPSPLPVPLWRQQLHYRLKEGALIAVGALCLYLWMALLTYDQADPGFSHTSNVEQVQNAAGRAGAYFADILFMVLGYFAYIFPLLLAIKTWQIFRERHQPWQWSGWLFSWRLIGLVFLVLSGAALAHIHFHSAASLPASAGGALGESLGDLAKNALNVQGSTLMFIALFLFGLTVFTDLSWFKVMDITGKITLDLFELFQGAANRWWEARNERKRLVAQLREVDDQVHEVVAPVAPDRREQAKAKERIIERDQALSKHVAERVQQPAPVIMPAPVKVPEPSKRVQKEKQAPLFVDSAIEGTLPPISILDPAEKKQVNYSPESLAGVGHLLEIKLKEFGVEVSVDSIHPGPVITRYEIQPAAGVKVSRIANLAKDLARSLAVTSVRVVEVIPGKTTVGIEIPNEDRQIVRFSEVLSSPQYDEAKSPVTMALGHDIGGKPVITDLAKMPHLLVAGTTGSGKSVGVNAMILSILFKSGPEDAKLIMIDPKMLELSIYEGIPHLLCPVVTDMKDAANALRWSVAEMERRYKLMAAMGVRNLAGFNRKVKDAEEAGEPIYDPMFKRESMDDVPPLLKTLPTIVVVVDEFADMMMIVGKKVEELIARIAQKARAAGIHLILATQRPSVDVITGLIKANIPTRMAFQVSSKIDSRTIIDQGGAEQLLGHGDMLYMPPGTSLPIRVHGAFVSDEEVHRVVEAWKLRGAPDYNDDILNGVEEAGSGFDGGGGGGDGDDAETDALYDEAVQFVLESRRASISAVQRKLKIGYNRAARMIEAMEMAGVVTAMNTNGSREVIAPGPSRD, from the coding sequence GTTCAGCCACACCAGCAACGTCGAGCAGGTGCAGAACGCCGCCGGCCGTGCCGGTGCCTACTTCGCCGACATCCTGTTCATGGTCCTGGGCTATTTCGCCTACATCTTCCCGTTGCTGCTGGCGATCAAGACCTGGCAGATCTTCCGCGAACGCCACCAGCCGTGGCAGTGGAGCGGCTGGCTGTTCTCCTGGCGCCTGATCGGCCTGGTGTTCCTGGTGCTGTCGGGCGCAGCGCTGGCGCATATCCATTTCCATTCCGCCGCCAGCCTGCCGGCATCGGCCGGTGGCGCGCTGGGTGAAAGCCTTGGCGACCTGGCCAAGAACGCCCTGAACGTACAGGGCAGTACCCTGATGTTCATTGCCCTGTTCCTGTTCGGCCTGACCGTGTTCACCGACTTGTCTTGGTTCAAGGTCATGGACATCACCGGCAAGATCACCCTCGATCTCTTCGAGCTGTTCCAGGGGGCTGCCAACCGCTGGTGGGAGGCGCGCAACGAGCGCAAGCGCCTGGTGGCGCAGTTGCGTGAGGTCGATGACCAGGTCCACGAAGTGGTCGCCCCGGTCGCGCCGGATCGCCGCGAACAGGCCAAGGCCAAGGAGCGCATCATCGAGCGCGACCAGGCCCTGAGCAAACATGTGGCCGAACGCGTCCAGCAGCCGGCGCCGGTGATCATGCCAGCACCGGTCAAAGTGCCGGAGCCGAGCAAGCGCGTACAGAAAGAAAAGCAGGCACCGCTGTTCGTCGACAGCGCCATCGAAGGCACCTTGCCGCCGATCTCGATCCTCGATCCTGCCGAGAAGAAGCAGGTCAATTACTCGCCAGAATCCCTGGCCGGTGTCGGTCACCTGCTGGAAATCAAGCTCAAGGAATTTGGCGTCGAAGTCTCGGTGGACTCGATCCACCCGGGCCCGGTGATCACCCGTTACGAAATCCAGCCGGCTGCTGGCGTGAAAGTCAGCCGCATTGCCAACCTGGCCAAGGACCTCGCCCGCTCGCTGGCGGTGACCAGCGTGCGGGTGGTTGAAGTGATTCCCGGCAAGACCACCGTCGGTATCGAGATCCCCAACGAAGACCGGCAGATCGTGCGTTTTTCCGAGGTGCTGTCGTCGCCGCAATACGACGAAGCCAAGTCGCCGGTGACCATGGCCCTGGGGCATGACATCGGCGGCAAGCCGGTCATCACCGACCTTGCGAAGATGCCGCACCTGCTGGTGGCCGGTACCACCGGTTCCGGTAAGTCGGTGGGCGTCAACGCGATGATCCTGTCGATCCTGTTCAAGTCCGGCCCCGAAGACGCCAAGCTGATCATGATCGACCCGAAAATGCTCGAGCTGTCGATCTACGAAGGCATCCCGCACCTGCTCTGCCCGGTGGTCACCGACATGAAGGACGCCGCCAACGCCCTGCGCTGGAGCGTGGCCGAGATGGAGCGGCGCTACAAGCTGATGGCGGCCATGGGCGTGCGTAACCTGGCCGGCTTCAACCGCAAGGTCAAGGACGCCGAGGAAGCCGGCGAGCCGATCTACGACCCGATGTTCAAGCGCGAAAGCATGGACGACGTGCCGCCGCTGCTGAAAACCCTGCCAACCATCGTGGTGGTGGTCGACGAGTTCGCCGACATGATGATGATCGTCGGCAAGAAGGTCGAAGAACTGATCGCCCGTATCGCGCAGAAGGCCCGTGCTGCGGGTATCCATTTGATTCTTGCGACCCAGCGGCCGTCGGTGGACGTGATCACCGGCCTGATCAAGGCCAACATCCCGACGCGGATGGCCTTCCAGGTATCGAGCAAGATCGACTCGCGGACCATCATCGATCAGGGTGGCGCCGAACAGCTGCTTGGTCACGGTGACATGCTCTACATGCCGCCGGGCACCAGCCTGCCGATTCGCGTGCATGGCGCTTTTGTTTCCGACGAGGAAGTCCATCGCGTGGTCGAGGCCTGGAAACTGCGCGGCGCGCCGGACTACAACGACGACATCCTCAACGGCGTCGAAGAGGCCGGCAGCGGCTTTGATGGCGGCGGTGGCGGCGGGGACGGCGACGATGCCGAAACCGACGCGCTGTACGACGAAGCCGTGCAGTTCGTGCTGGAAAGCCGTCGTGCCTCCATCTCCGCCGTGCAGCGCAAGCTGAAGATCGGCTATAACCGCGCCGCGCGCATGATCGAAGCAATGGAAATGGCCGGTGTGGTCACTGCCATGAACACCAACGGTTCGCGCGAAGTGATTGCCCCCGGGCCATCGCGCGACTAA
- the lolA gene encoding outer membrane lipoprotein chaperone LolA, whose product MRLIRMLLVSAMALSSASAIAAEADVARLTQLLEKSKTIEARFSQLTLDGTGTQLQETTGQMAVQRPGLFYWHTDAPAEQVVVSDGKNVTLWDPDLEQATIKKLDQRLTETPALLLSGDVSKISQSFDITSKEQGEVMDFTLKPKTRDTLFDSLRLSFRRGLVNDMQLIDSVGQRTNILFTGVKANENIPASKFKFDIPKGADVISE is encoded by the coding sequence ATGCGCCTGATTCGCATGCTGTTGGTTTCCGCCATGGCCCTGTCCAGTGCTTCGGCAATTGCCGCCGAGGCCGATGTGGCGCGCCTGACCCAGTTGCTGGAAAAGTCCAAGACCATCGAGGCACGTTTCTCCCAACTGACCCTCGATGGTACCGGCACCCAGCTGCAGGAAACCACCGGGCAGATGGCCGTGCAGCGCCCAGGCCTGTTCTATTGGCACACCGATGCACCGGCCGAGCAGGTGGTGGTGTCGGACGGCAAGAACGTCACCCTGTGGGACCCGGACCTGGAACAGGCTACCATCAAGAAGCTTGACCAGCGCCTGACCGAAACCCCGGCGCTGCTGCTCTCGGGTGACGTTTCGAAGATCAGCCAGAGCTTCGACATCACCTCCAAGGAGCAGGGCGAAGTCATGGATTTCACCCTCAAGCCGAAAACCAGGGACACCCTGTTCGACTCGCTGCGCTTGTCTTTCCGTCGTGGCCTGGTCAATGACATGCAACTGATCGACAGCGTTGGCCAGCGTACCAACATCCTGTTCACCGGGGTCAAGGCCAATGAAAATATCCCGGCGAGCAAATTCAAGTTCGACATCCCCAAGGGTGCGGATGTCATCTCCGAGTAA
- a CDS encoding replication-associated recombination protein A, whose translation MDLFRSDPVAQPLAARLRPANLDEYVGQEHLLARGKPLREALEAGALHSMIFWGPPGVGKTTLARLLAQFCDAHFETVSAVLAGVKEIRHAVDIAKQQAGQYGRRTILFVDEVHRFNKSQQDAFLPYVEDGTLIFIGATTENPSFELNNALLSRARVYVLKSLDEAALRKLVNRALSEERGLGKRQLRVGDEAFGMLMAAADGDGRRMLNFLENASDLAEDGGEIAVELLQSLLGDSRRRFDKGGEAFYDQISALHKSVRGSNPDGALYWFARMLDGGCDPLYIARRVVRMASEDIGNADPRALSLCLAAWDVQERLGSPEGELAVAQAITYLACAPKSNAVYMGFKSALREAGEHGSLEVPLHLRNAPTKLMKQLGYGDEYRYAHDEPDAYAAGEDYFPDNLAPRHYYQPVPRGLELKIGEKLKHLAELDRNSPRQRRKP comes from the coding sequence ATGGACCTGTTTCGTAGCGACCCCGTAGCCCAGCCCCTGGCCGCGCGCCTGCGCCCGGCCAACCTGGACGAGTACGTCGGCCAGGAGCACCTGCTGGCCCGCGGCAAACCGCTGCGCGAAGCACTGGAAGCGGGCGCCCTGCACTCGATGATTTTCTGGGGCCCGCCCGGGGTCGGCAAGACCACCCTGGCGCGGCTGCTGGCGCAGTTCTGCGATGCCCACTTCGAGACCGTTTCGGCGGTGTTGGCCGGGGTCAAGGAAATCCGCCATGCGGTGGACATCGCCAAGCAGCAGGCCGGGCAGTACGGGCGGCGCACCATCCTGTTCGTCGATGAGGTGCACCGCTTCAACAAGTCCCAGCAGGACGCCTTCCTGCCGTATGTGGAAGACGGCACGCTGATCTTCATTGGCGCCACCACCGAGAACCCTTCGTTCGAGCTGAACAACGCGCTGCTGTCGCGGGCGCGGGTCTATGTGCTGAAAAGCCTCGATGAGGCTGCGCTGCGCAAGCTGGTCAACCGCGCCCTGAGCGAAGAGCGTGGTTTGGGCAAGCGCCAGTTGCGGGTTGGCGACGAAGCCTTCGGGATGCTCATGGCCGCCGCCGATGGCGATGGCCGGCGCATGCTCAACTTCCTCGAGAACGCCTCGGACCTTGCCGAGGACGGCGGCGAGATCGCCGTCGAGCTGTTGCAGAGCCTGCTTGGTGACAGTCGCCGACGTTTCGACAAGGGCGGCGAAGCCTTCTACGACCAGATATCGGCGCTGCACAAGTCGGTACGCGGCTCCAACCCCGATGGCGCCTTGTACTGGTTCGCGCGCATGCTCGATGGTGGCTGTGACCCGCTGTACATTGCCCGTCGCGTGGTACGCATGGCCAGCGAAGACATCGGCAACGCCGACCCTCGCGCCCTGAGCCTGTGCCTGGCGGCCTGGGACGTGCAGGAGCGCCTGGGCAGCCCCGAAGGCGAGCTGGCGGTGGCCCAGGCCATTACCTATCTTGCCTGCGCACCGAAGAGCAACGCGGTGTACATGGGCTTCAAGAGCGCCCTGCGCGAGGCCGGCGAGCACGGTTCGCTGGAAGTGCCGCTGCACCTGCGCAACGCTCCGACCAAGTTGATGAAGCAGTTGGGCTATGGCGACGAGTACCGTTACGCCCACGACGAGCCGGATGCCTACGCTGCGGGCGAAGACTACTTCCCCGACAACCTTGCGCCGCGCCATTACTACCAACCGGTGCCGCGCGGCCTGGAGCTGAAGATCGGCGAGAAGCTCAAGCACCTGGCCGAACTCGACCGCAACAGCCCGCGACAGCGGAGAAAACCATGA
- the crcB gene encoding fluoride efflux transporter CrcB: protein MIAVIAAVSAGGIAGTLLRFATANWVNAHWPRHFYLGTLAVNLIGCLLIGLLYGLFLHRPLVPVELRAGLIVGFLGGLTTFSSFSLDTVRLLESGQAPLAFGYAGASVFGGLLATWAGLSLTKF from the coding sequence ATGATTGCCGTGATCGCCGCAGTCAGCGCCGGCGGTATCGCCGGCACCTTGCTGCGCTTTGCCACCGCCAATTGGGTCAATGCCCACTGGCCACGCCACTTCTATCTCGGTACGCTGGCGGTCAACCTGATTGGCTGCCTGCTGATCGGCTTGCTCTACGGGCTGTTTCTACATCGCCCGCTGGTGCCGGTCGAGCTGCGTGCGGGCCTGATCGTCGGTTTTCTCGGCGGTCTGACAACCTTTTCATCCTTTTCACTGGATACCGTGCGCCTGCTCGAAAGCGGGCAGGCGCCGCTGGCCTTCGGGTATGCCGGAGCCAGTGTATTTGGCGGGCTGCTCGCAACCTGGGCCGGCCTGTCTTTGACCAAATTCTGA
- the serS gene encoding serine--tRNA ligase yields MLDSKLLRGQLQEVADRLASRGFSLDVARIEALEERRKVVQTRTEQLQAERNARSKSIGQAKAKGEDIAPLMADVERMAGELAAGKVELDGIQAELDAILLTIPNLPDASVPVGADEDHNVEVRRWGTLPTFDFEIKDHVALGELSGGLDFETAAKLSGARFALLRGPIARLHRALAQFMINLHTSEHGYEEAYTPYLVQAPALQGTGQLPKFEEDLFKISRDGEADFYLIPTAEVSLTNIVAGEILDAKQLPIKFVAHTPCFRSEAGASGRDTRGMIRQHQFDKVEMVQIVEPDKSMQALEGLTANAERVLQALELPYRVLALCTGDMGFSAVKTYDLEVWVPSQDKYREISSCSNCGDFQARRMQARWRNPETGKPELVHTLNGSGLAVGRTLVAVLENYQQADGSIRVPEVLKPYMGGLEVIG; encoded by the coding sequence ATGCTCGATTCCAAACTGTTACGCGGCCAACTTCAGGAAGTGGCGGACCGCCTGGCCTCCCGTGGCTTCAGCCTGGATGTCGCGCGCATCGAGGCACTGGAAGAACGCCGCAAGGTGGTGCAGACCCGTACCGAACAACTGCAGGCCGAGCGTAACGCCCGTTCCAAATCCATCGGCCAGGCCAAGGCAAAGGGTGAAGACATCGCCCCGCTGATGGCCGACGTCGAGCGCATGGCGGGCGAGCTGGCCGCAGGCAAGGTCGAGCTGGACGGCATCCAGGCCGAACTGGATGCGATCCTGCTGACCATCCCCAACCTGCCGGACGCTAGCGTTCCGGTCGGTGCCGATGAAGATCACAACGTCGAAGTGCGCCGCTGGGGCACCCTGCCTACCTTCGACTTCGAGATCAAGGACCATGTCGCCCTCGGCGAGCTGAGCGGCGGCCTGGACTTCGAAACCGCCGCCAAGCTGTCGGGTGCCCGTTTCGCCCTGCTGCGCGGCCCGATCGCACGCCTGCACCGCGCCCTGGCGCAGTTCATGATCAACCTGCACACCAGTGAGCACGGCTACGAAGAAGCCTACACCCCGTACCTGGTCCAGGCCCCGGCGCTGCAAGGCACCGGCCAGCTGCCCAAGTTCGAGGAAGACCTGTTCAAGATCAGCCGTGACGGCGAGGCCGACTTCTACCTGATCCCGACCGCCGAAGTGTCGCTGACCAACATCGTGGCCGGCGAGATCCTCGATGCCAAGCAGCTGCCGATCAAGTTCGTCGCCCACACCCCGTGCTTCCGTAGTGAAGCCGGTGCCTCGGGCCGCGACACTCGCGGCATGATCCGCCAACACCAGTTCGACAAGGTCGAGATGGTGCAGATCGTCGAGCCGGACAAATCCATGCAAGCCCTCGAAGGCCTGACCGCCAACGCCGAGCGCGTGCTGCAAGCCCTGGAGCTGCCGTACCGGGTCCTGGCGCTGTGCACGGGCGACATGGGCTTCAGTGCGGTGAAAACCTACGACCTGGAAGTCTGGGTGCCGAGCCAGGACAAGTACCGCGAAATTTCCTCGTGCTCCAACTGTGGCGATTTCCAGGCCCGCCGCATGCAGGCGCGCTGGCGCAACCCGGAAACCGGCAAACCGGAACTGGTGCACACCCTCAACGGTTCCGGTCTTGCTGTCGGCCGTACCCTGGTGGCGGTGCTGGAGAACTACCAGCAGGCCGACGGTTCGATCCGCGTACCCGAGGTGCTCAAGCCGTACATGGGTGGCCTGGAGGTCATCGGTTAA
- the cysG gene encoding siroheme synthase CysG, with product MEFLPLFHKLRGSRVLIVGGGEIALRKSRLLADAGAVLRVVAPEIDAQLAELARHSSGELLDRGYQVGDLDGCQLIIAATDDQALNAQVSADAQQRCVPVNVVDAPALCSVIFPAIVDRSPLVVAVSSGGDAPVLARLIRAKLETWIPAAYGELAGLGARFRHKVKALYPDVNQRRGFWEDVFQGPIAERQLAGQGAEAERLLQAKIDGASYQAPGEVYLVGAGPGDPDLLTFRALRLMQQADVVLYDRLVAPAIIELCRRDAERIYVGKRRADHAVPQAQINQQLVDLARQGKRVLRLKGGDPFIFGRGGEEIEELAAQGIPFQVVPGITAASGCSAYAGIPLTHRDYAQSVRFVTGHLKDGTSDLPWHDLVAPAQTLVFYMGLVGLPTICAELIRHGRAADTPAALVQQGTTPNQRVFTGTLADLPKLVAEHEVHAPTLVIVGEVVQLREKLAWFEGAQQS from the coding sequence ATGGAATTCCTGCCGCTGTTCCACAAACTGCGCGGCAGCCGTGTGCTGATCGTCGGCGGAGGCGAGATTGCCCTGCGCAAATCGCGTCTGCTGGCCGACGCCGGAGCTGTACTGCGGGTAGTGGCGCCCGAAATCGACGCGCAACTGGCCGAGCTTGCCCGGCACAGCAGTGGTGAACTCCTTGACCGTGGTTATCAGGTGGGCGACCTCGACGGTTGCCAGCTGATCATTGCCGCCACCGACGACCAGGCGCTCAACGCCCAGGTCTCGGCGGATGCCCAGCAGCGCTGCGTACCGGTCAATGTGGTCGATGCGCCGGCGCTGTGTTCGGTGATCTTTCCGGCCATTGTCGACCGCTCGCCGCTGGTGGTTGCGGTGTCCAGCGGCGGCGATGCGCCGGTGCTGGCGCGGCTGATCCGGGCGAAGCTTGAAACCTGGATCCCTGCCGCCTATGGCGAGCTGGCCGGGCTGGGCGCGCGCTTTCGGCACAAGGTCAAAGCGCTGTACCCGGACGTCAATCAGCGTCGCGGCTTCTGGGAAGATGTCTTCCAGGGCCCGATCGCCGAGCGGCAACTGGCCGGGCAGGGCGCTGAAGCCGAGCGTCTGCTGCAAGCCAAGATCGACGGTGCCAGCTACCAGGCGCCGGGTGAGGTGTACCTGGTCGGCGCCGGCCCCGGTGATCCGGACCTGCTGACTTTCCGCGCCTTGCGCCTGATGCAGCAGGCCGACGTGGTGCTCTACGATCGTCTGGTCGCCCCGGCGATCATCGAGTTGTGCCGGCGTGATGCCGAGCGCATCTACGTCGGCAAGCGTCGCGCCGACCACGCCGTGCCACAAGCGCAGATCAACCAGCAACTGGTCGACCTGGCGCGTCAGGGCAAGCGTGTGTTGCGCCTCAAAGGTGGCGACCCGTTCATCTTTGGCCGTGGCGGTGAAGAAATCGAAGAGCTGGCGGCCCAAGGCATTCCGTTCCAGGTGGTGCCGGGGATCACCGCGGCCAGTGGTTGCTCGGCCTATGCCGGTATTCCGCTGACCCACCGCGACTACGCCCAGTCGGTGCGTTTCGTCACCGGCCACCTCAAGGACGGTACCAGCGACCTGCCTTGGCATGACCTGGTGGCGCCAGCACAGACCCTGGTGTTCTACATGGGGCTGGTAGGTTTGCCGACCATCTGTGCCGAGCTGATTCGTCACGGACGGGCGGCGGATACCCCGGCGGCGCTGGTTCAGCAGGGCACCACGCCGAATCAGCGGGTGTTTACCGGCACCCTGGCCGACTTGCCGAAACTTGTGGCCGAGCATGAAGTGCATGCGCCGACCCTGGTGATTGTTGGCGAGGTGGTACAGCTTCGCGAGAAGCTGGCCTGGTTCGAAGGCGCCCAGCAGTCGTAA
- a CDS encoding glutathione S-transferase family protein, translated as MGLLIDGRWHDQWYASSKDGAFQRESAQRRNALPAAEPGRYHLYVSLACPWAHRTLIFRTLKGLEQLIDVSVVSWLMGEHGWTFDPGNGSSGDKLDHLHFLHQRYTRDDPHYSGRVTVPVLWDKQEQRIVNNESAEIIRIFNSAFDGLTGNRLDLYPGPLRKQIDALNERIYPAINNGVYRAGFATSQAAYEQAFDEVFAELDHLERLLGTQRYLAGEYLTEADWRLFTTLIRFDAVYHGHFKCNLRRIADYPHLSSWLRELYQWPGIAETVNFEHIQKHYYMSHKTINPNGIVPKGPLQDFALGHDRERLAGRGIWRKAGE; from the coding sequence ATGGGCCTGTTGATCGACGGACGCTGGCACGACCAGTGGTATGCAAGCAGCAAAGACGGCGCCTTCCAGCGCGAAAGCGCACAACGGCGCAACGCCCTGCCCGCCGCCGAACCCGGACGCTACCACCTGTATGTATCGTTGGCCTGCCCCTGGGCCCACCGCACCCTGATCTTTCGCACGCTCAAGGGCCTCGAGCAGCTCATCGACGTGTCGGTGGTCAGCTGGCTGATGGGCGAGCATGGCTGGACCTTCGACCCGGGCAACGGCTCAAGCGGCGACAAGCTCGACCACCTGCACTTCCTGCACCAGCGCTACACCCGCGACGATCCGCACTACAGCGGCCGGGTCACGGTGCCAGTGCTGTGGGATAAACAGGAACAACGCATCGTCAACAACGAGTCGGCAGAGATCATTCGCATCTTCAACTCCGCGTTTGACGGCCTGACCGGCAATCGTCTGGACCTGTACCCCGGCCCCTTGCGCAAGCAGATCGACGCACTGAACGAGCGGATTTATCCGGCAATCAACAATGGCGTCTACCGGGCAGGCTTTGCCACCTCGCAGGCAGCCTACGAGCAAGCATTTGATGAGGTATTTGCCGAGCTGGATCACCTGGAGCGGTTGCTGGGTACCCAGCGCTACCTGGCCGGCGAGTACCTGACCGAAGCCGACTGGCGCCTGTTCACCACGCTGATTCGCTTTGATGCGGTGTACCACGGGCACTTCAAGTGCAACCTGCGGCGCATTGCCGATTATCCGCACCTGTCCAGCTGGCTACGAGAGTTGTACCAGTGGCCGGGGATCGCCGAAACGGTGAACTTCGAGCATATCCAGAAGCATTACTACATGAGCCACAAGACCATTAACCCGAACGGGATAGTGCCCAAGGGGCCGTTGCAGGATTTTGCGCTGGGGCATGATCGGGAGCGGTTGGCGGGGCGGGGGATATGGCGCAAGGCCGGGGAATAG
- a CDS encoding glycosyl transferase family protein, with amino-acid sequence MTDHRPLITETPAEHPFAQFVRILGKGKRGARGLSREEAREAMGMLLDGKVEETQLGAFLMLLRHKEESPEELAGFTEALRQRLQAPPIAVDLDWPSYAGKKRHLPWYLLAAKCLAANGVRILLHGGGAHTAGRLYSEQVLEMLDIPLCRDWNAVAEALDSHKLAFAPLQDWAPRLQRMIDLRNTLGLRSPIHSLARVLNPLNARCGLQSIFHPGYQAVHREASRLLGDTAIVVKGDGGEIEINPDTSSHLYGTAGGVDWDEEWPALAAQRHVKPARLEPEQLLAVWRGDEHNSYGELAVVATMALALRGLGHAREEAFAQAQRYWDLRN; translated from the coding sequence ATGACCGACCACCGCCCGCTGATCACCGAAACCCCGGCCGAACACCCGTTTGCCCAGTTCGTGCGCATTCTTGGCAAGGGCAAGCGCGGCGCCCGCGGCCTGAGCCGGGAGGAAGCCCGTGAGGCCATGGGCATGCTGCTCGATGGCAAGGTCGAAGAGACCCAGCTGGGCGCCTTCCTGATGCTGCTGCGGCACAAGGAGGAAAGCCCCGAAGAACTGGCCGGTTTCACCGAAGCCCTGCGCCAGCGCCTGCAAGCGCCGCCGATCGCGGTGGACCTGGACTGGCCGAGCTACGCCGGCAAGAAGCGCCATCTGCCCTGGTACCTGCTGGCCGCCAAGTGCCTGGCAGCCAATGGCGTGCGTATCCTGCTGCACGGCGGCGGCGCGCACACCGCCGGACGGCTGTACAGCGAGCAAGTGCTGGAGATGCTCGACATTCCCCTGTGCCGGGACTGGAACGCCGTCGCAGAGGCCCTGGACAGCCACAAGCTGGCCTTTGCCCCGTTGCAGGACTGGGCACCGCGCCTGCAACGCATGATCGACCTGCGCAACACCCTGGGCCTGCGCTCGCCGATTCATTCCCTGGCCCGGGTGCTCAACCCGTTGAACGCACGCTGCGGCCTGCAGAGCATCTTCCACCCCGGCTACCAGGCCGTGCACCGCGAGGCCAGCCGCCTGCTCGGCGACACGGCGATTGTGGTCAAGGGCGATGGCGGCGAGATCGAGATCAACCCGGACACCAGCAGCCACCTGTATGGCACTGCGGGTGGCGTCGATTGGGATGAAGAATGGCCTGCCCTGGCCGCCCAGCGTCACGTCAAACCGGCGCGCCTTGAGCCCGAGCAACTGCTGGCAGTATGGCGCGGTGATGAGCACAACAGCTATGGCGAACTGGCCGTGGTGGCGACCATGGCCCTGGCCTTGCGTGGCCTGGGTCATGCCCGTGAAGAAGCCTTCGCCCAGGCCCAGCGCTACTGGGACCTGCGCAACTGA
- a CDS encoding TusE/DsrC/DsvC family sulfur relay protein yields MSTLTVGERSIALDKDGYLVELGDWSEEVASALAAHEDLELTAEHWEVLTLLRAFYQEFELSPATRPLIKYTALKLGADKGNSLHLNRLFKGTPAKLAAKLAGLPKPTNCI; encoded by the coding sequence ATGAGCACCCTGACTGTCGGCGAGCGCAGCATCGCCCTGGACAAAGACGGCTACCTGGTCGAACTGGGTGATTGGTCCGAGGAGGTCGCCAGCGCCCTCGCCGCCCATGAAGACCTGGAGCTTACGGCCGAACACTGGGAAGTGCTGACGTTGTTGCGCGCCTTCTACCAGGAGTTCGAGCTGTCGCCGGCCACCCGCCCGCTGATCAAGTACACCGCGCTCAAACTGGGCGCGGACAAAGGCAACAGCCTGCACCTGAACCGCCTGTTCAAGGGCACCCCTGCCAAACTTGCCGCGAAACTTGCGGGCCTGCCGAAGCCGACCAACTGCATATGA
- the tusB gene encoding sulfurtransferase complex subunit TusB codes for MSTLHVISHSPFGDNRLSSCLRLLGQADGLLLCGDAVYALQPGSEPLRSLQASQLDGRLYALDEDLQARAIAISGLGQAIDYPAFVELSLRYDKVNSWL; via the coding sequence ATGAGCACCTTGCATGTGATTTCCCACTCGCCGTTCGGTGACAACCGCCTGAGCAGTTGCCTGCGCCTGCTGGGCCAGGCGGACGGCCTGCTGCTGTGTGGTGATGCGGTGTACGCCCTGCAGCCGGGCAGCGAGCCGCTGCGCAGCCTGCAGGCCAGCCAGCTGGACGGGCGCCTGTATGCCCTGGACGAAGACCTGCAAGCCCGCGCCATTGCCATCAGCGGCCTGGGCCAGGCCATCGACTACCCGGCGTTCGTTGAGCTGTCACTGCGCTACGACAAGGTCAACAGCTGGCTATGA
- the tusC gene encoding sulfurtransferase complex subunit TusC produces the protein MAKSLLIISRQAPWAGPSAREALDIALAGGAFDLPLAMLFLDDGVFQLAPSQQPAQVQQKNLAANLQALPMFGVEELFAASSSLHERGLAADTLSLPVQVLDDAALSALIDRFDQVVTL, from the coding sequence ATGGCCAAGTCTTTGTTGATTATCAGCCGCCAGGCACCCTGGGCCGGGCCGTCCGCCCGCGAGGCGCTGGACATCGCCCTGGCCGGCGGTGCCTTCGATTTGCCACTGGCCATGCTGTTTCTCGATGACGGCGTGTTCCAGCTCGCCCCAAGCCAGCAACCGGCGCAGGTGCAGCAGAAGAACCTTGCCGCCAACCTGCAGGCACTGCCGATGTTTGGTGTCGAGGAGCTGTTCGCCGCCAGCAGCAGCCTGCACGAGCGCGGGCTTGCCGCCGACACCCTGAGCCTGCCGGTTCAGGTGCTGGATGACGCCGCGCTGTCGGCGTTGATCGACCGTTTCGACCAGGTGGTAACCCTCTGA